In Candidatus Zymogenaceae bacterium, the DNA window CCGGGAATCTTCCGTGGCGATATCCAACACCGTCGTCAGTTTCGCCGCCAGCTCACCGTCAAGGGATACATCGCCCAGGGGCGTTTCCCATGCCCCCTCGGACATCAGCGCAATCCTTCCCCCGACACCCCGATGATTCGGGCCCATCACCACCACCCGTCGAGGAACCTCCACCCTGCTGAACACCCGACCCGCCACCTTCCCGGAATAGACATACCCGGCGTGGGGGGATACCACACCGATCGACTTCACCCGGGGCGTTCCTTCATCAAAATAGGAGCGAACTTCGGCCTCAAGTCTCGAGCGGTTTCCGGGGTAGAACCGTCCCGCCACCGCGGGTTTTCTCACCATGTTACCCCTCCCGTGATCATATCGTCTCTATGATAGTCAATCACCCACTACTGTGCAAGACAAAAGAACTCACACTCCATCCCTCCGAAAGCTTTTCACTTGACTTGTAAATCGTAGCAAATGTATCATAAAATATCATAAATTTTAATACCTTCGACGCATGAAACACTCCACATACAATACCGCCGGATTTCTAATGGGGACGATCCTTTGTCTCTCTGTAACGATGTCCTGCGGCCTTCCCGGCGAGGAAGCGAATCCGAAAGCGTCCACGGTATTTTCCGAAGCGGAACGCCTTTTTGAAGAAGAAAACTATATCGAAGCCCGAGATCTCTTTGAGGAGACCCTCGCCCTCGATTCGAAACATTACGAGGCCATGGTCAGACTCGGGCAGATCAACTCATACATGGGAAATTATGATGAGGCGCTCGATTACTATAAAAAAGCCATCAAGATAGAGAAGGAATATATCCCGGCGTATTCGCACATGGGGGAGATATACATAATCCAAGAACAGTGGAACGAGGCCATCGGCTGTTACGAAAACATCCTCTCCTTCGACCAGCACAACTACGACGCCCTGGGGATGATCGGGGAGATCTACTACATCACAGGCGATATGGAAAAGGCTGAAAAGTACTTCAACAAGGCCATCAAGCTGAAATCAAATCATTATACTTCCTGCTATAATATGGGCAAAATTCGATTCAACAGCGAAGCATACGATGAAGCCTGTGATTATTTTCTGAGCGCGGTCAAATCAAAGCCCACAAGCTTTGATGCAAATTACAACCTCGCGCTCACCTATTTTCACCTGGAGAGGTATGATGAGGCCATCGGGTTTTTCAACCGCGCCATTAAAATAAATCCGGATCGGGTGGAGGCCTATTACGCAATGGCCAGGTCGATGCTTTTGATGGAGATATACGACGAGGCGGAGGCCTGGTACAACACCGCTCTGGAAATGGAGCCGGGACTCTACCAGGCGTACAACGACCTGGGCGTCATTCATATGGAGACCGGCATCTTCGACGAGGCGGAAGAAGATTTCAAGGACGCCCTGGAAATCAATTCCGATTATTTTGATCCCTACCTGAACCTCGGAAAGCTCTACCTGGATCAGGAAAAACCCTCATCGGCGGAAAGGATGCTCTCGAAGGCCGTCAGGCTGGATCCGGACAATACCGAGGTCCTGAAGCTTCTGGGTACGGCCCGCATCTTACAGGGGAAAACAGACAGTGCGGCATCGATACTGAAGAACGCCATCGAGGTCAGTCCCAACGATGCGGATCTCTACTATGCCCTGGCGGATATATACGGCGAGACCGGGAAATACATCGAAGCCATTGATATGTATGAAGAATGCCTGAAACTGGATGAAAACTACGCCCTGGCCTACGTGGGCATCGGTGACACGTATCTTGCCATGGAAGACATAGACGAGGCGGAAGGGGCGTATTTCAAGGCGATAGAGATCGATCCGGGACTGTTTGAAGCCTACATCAGC includes these proteins:
- a CDS encoding tetratricopeptide repeat protein; the encoded protein is MKHSTYNTAGFLMGTILCLSVTMSCGLPGEEANPKASTVFSEAERLFEEENYIEARDLFEETLALDSKHYEAMVRLGQINSYMGNYDEALDYYKKAIKIEKEYIPAYSHMGEIYIIQEQWNEAIGCYENILSFDQHNYDALGMIGEIYYITGDMEKAEKYFNKAIKLKSNHYTSCYNMGKIRFNSEAYDEACDYFLSAVKSKPTSFDANYNLALTYFHLERYDEAIGFFNRAIKINPDRVEAYYAMARSMLLMEIYDEAEAWYNTALEMEPGLYQAYNDLGVIHMETGIFDEAEEDFKDALEINSDYFDPYLNLGKLYLDQEKPSSAERMLSKAVRLDPDNTEVLKLLGTARILQGKTDSAASILKNAIEVSPNDADLYYALADIYGETGKYIEAIDMYEECLKLDENYALAYVGIGDTYLAMEDIDEAEGAYFKAIEIDPGLFEAYISMGNMYKELGDYAMAREAFLNVVDIKPDLYEVYIDIAEINLESGDDEQLGEALDMVNTALKAYSGNSRGHEVRGKIYLAMGKTTEGKAELKKALKYDPENESAKKMLDSLTKPTPADDTESTEKNSSSPPDTEGDAPEETTDAAAEVD